One Nostoc sp. UHCC 0302 DNA window includes the following coding sequences:
- the lgt gene encoding prolipoprotein diacylglyceryl transferase: MALDFSTLPLAFQFTSPGPILLKIGPLTIRWYGLLIATAVLIGVILSQNLAKRRNVNPELLSDLFFWLLIGAIPGARLYYVLFRWSEYAPNPEKIIAIWEGGIAIHGAILGGVTAALIFAKLKKVSFWQLADLVAPSLILGQAIGRWGNFFNSEAFGGPTNLPWKLYIPLDHRPPEYANFDYFHPTFLYESLWDLGVFALLITLFFRSLSGKPRLKVGTLFLIYWVAYSLGRLWIEGFRTDSLMLGPLRMAQVVSSLGITLGLAGLAWLYLIKRPLPDVSPSKGDGV, encoded by the coding sequence ATGGCACTGGATTTTTCCACTTTGCCCTTGGCATTTCAATTTACTTCTCCAGGCCCGATTCTGCTGAAAATTGGGCCGTTAACTATCCGCTGGTATGGCTTGTTGATTGCCACAGCAGTGCTAATTGGTGTCATCCTTTCCCAGAACTTGGCAAAGCGCCGTAATGTTAATCCGGAGTTGCTAAGCGATTTGTTCTTTTGGTTGTTAATTGGGGCAATTCCTGGCGCTCGACTTTATTACGTTTTGTTTCGCTGGTCAGAATATGCTCCAAATCCAGAAAAAATTATTGCTATTTGGGAAGGAGGTATTGCCATTCATGGAGCAATTCTCGGTGGCGTTACGGCAGCGTTAATCTTTGCCAAACTCAAAAAGGTTTCTTTTTGGCAACTGGCAGATTTGGTGGCTCCTTCGCTAATTTTAGGGCAGGCGATCGGACGTTGGGGTAATTTCTTCAACTCAGAAGCTTTTGGCGGCCCCACCAACTTGCCTTGGAAGTTGTATATTCCACTGGATCATCGTCCCCCAGAATACGCTAATTTCGACTATTTCCATCCCACCTTCCTCTACGAGTCTCTTTGGGATTTAGGAGTATTTGCGTTGTTGATAACTTTGTTTTTTCGGTCTTTGTCTGGCAAGCCACGCCTCAAGGTAGGCACACTGTTTCTAATTTACTGGGTAGCCTACAGCTTAGGACGTCTATGGATCGAAGGCTTTCGGACTGATAGCTTGATGCTAGGGCCGTTACGAATGGCACAAGTAGTGAGTTCTTTAGGAATTACCCTAGGATTAGCCGGATTAGCTTGGCTTTATTTAATCAAACGCCCTTTGCCTGATGTATCTCCGTCTAAGGGTGATGGAGTATGA
- the coaD gene encoding pantetheine-phosphate adenylyltransferase has translation MIAIYPGSFDPITLGHLDIIQRGSRLFERVIVAVLRNPNKMPLFSVQQRLEQISFSTRHLANVEVDTFDGLTVNYAQMRQAQVLLRGLRAVSDFEIELQMAHTNKTLSTQIETVFLATSNEYSFLSSSVVKEIARFGGSVDHLVPPHIALDIYQCYNQNSPMLNPITTEAMPRKSIPTESPMEMLREQEA, from the coding sequence GTGATTGCTATTTATCCTGGTAGCTTCGACCCCATCACCTTGGGACACCTTGACATCATTCAGCGCGGCAGTAGGCTGTTTGAGCGTGTAATTGTTGCCGTACTGCGGAACCCCAACAAAATGCCACTGTTTAGCGTGCAACAACGGCTAGAACAAATTAGTTTTTCTACCCGGCATCTAGCTAATGTAGAAGTAGACACCTTTGATGGTCTTACCGTAAACTATGCTCAAATGCGACAAGCACAAGTTTTGCTACGGGGTTTACGGGCGGTGTCAGACTTTGAAATAGAGTTACAGATGGCTCACACGAATAAAACTCTTTCTACTCAAATAGAGACAGTTTTTCTAGCAACCTCAAATGAGTATAGTTTTTTAAGTAGTAGTGTGGTAAAAGAGATTGCAAGGTTTGGTGGCTCTGTCGATCATCTCGTTCCCCCACACATTGCCCTGGATATATATCAATGCTACAACCAAAACTCTCCAATGCTGAATCCAATCACAACGGAAGCAATGCCCCGCAAGAGTATCCCAACGGAATCTCCAATGGAGATGCTGCGGGAACAGGAAGCGTAG
- a CDS encoding DivIVA domain-containing protein — MLQPKLSNAESNHNGSNAPQEYPNGISNGDAAGTGSVDIQLELNRLEEMVLSSLRIPLTGRTLIDEEELLDQLDFIRLSLPSVFQEAAATLEQREEILLEAELYGQQVVEAAQAKRAQILAESEIIKQAEQEAEQLRRQVQQECEAIMQETLAEIDRKRQACQQELEQMRQTAIAQAQEIEDGADEYADSVLQNIEQDLKDILRIITNGRQQLQIDNLTQRTSPPGKKR; from the coding sequence ATGCTACAACCAAAACTCTCCAATGCTGAATCCAATCACAACGGAAGCAATGCCCCGCAAGAGTATCCCAACGGAATCTCCAATGGAGATGCTGCGGGAACAGGAAGCGTAGATATTCAGTTGGAACTAAACCGCCTAGAGGAAATGGTTCTCTCTAGCCTACGGATTCCGCTAACAGGACGCACGCTGATAGATGAAGAAGAGCTACTTGATCAGCTCGATTTCATCCGACTTTCTTTACCATCGGTTTTTCAGGAAGCAGCAGCTACTTTGGAACAAAGGGAAGAAATTCTGCTGGAAGCAGAATTGTATGGACAGCAAGTTGTTGAAGCAGCGCAAGCAAAAAGAGCGCAAATTTTAGCTGAAAGCGAGATTATTAAACAAGCAGAGCAAGAAGCTGAACAACTGCGGCGACAAGTACAACAAGAATGCGAGGCAATAATGCAAGAAACCCTTGCAGAAATTGACCGAAAGCGGCAAGCCTGCCAGCAAGAGTTAGAACAAATGCGACAAACTGCGATCGCACAAGCTCAAGAAATTGAAGATGGTGCTGATGAATACGCTGATAGCGTACTGCAAAATATCGAACAGGATCTCAAAGATATTTTACGAATTATTACTAACGGGCGGCAACAACTGCAAATAGATAACCTCACGCAGCGTACTTCACCTCCTGGCAAGAAAAGATAG
- a CDS encoding TldD/PmbA family protein, whose amino-acid sequence MQIEELSALEVSFNQLIDTLLVKKAESEQFTVRLSSERSQFTRFNNAKVRQTGYVADGLIELTLMANQRSSFRQFSWTGNWDADWQLAYNSLQEMRYELTLLPIDSYLVLPSGNKTSREVNYGNLLPAEAVVSSVLELVSELDFTGIYAGGVVVKAYGDSNGQKHWFATDSFTLDYSLFSTSEQAVKGTFAGSDWDGSAYTAKISEAKKQLELLSRPAKELSRGNYRTYFAPAAVADLLVMLSWGGVSEADIQQGNSALAALARQEKQLSTVFSLKENFQQGLVPRFNELGEMAAPEIIVIEKGYLVTSLVNSRTAKEYNKVANGANASETLRAPEVCPGNLVFEQILPSLDTGLYVSNLHYLNWSDRQTGRITGMTRYACFWVENGEIIAPIENLRFDESLYRFWGENLVDLTTFQEFIPEVGTYDGRQLGGSLVPGMLVNDFTYTL is encoded by the coding sequence ATGCAAATTGAGGAATTATCTGCTTTAGAAGTTAGCTTTAACCAACTGATTGATACTCTGCTAGTTAAAAAAGCAGAAAGTGAACAATTCACCGTGCGTCTAAGCAGCGAACGGAGCCAATTTACTCGTTTCAATAACGCTAAAGTACGACAAACCGGTTATGTTGCTGATGGTTTGATTGAACTAACTTTGATGGCAAATCAGCGCAGTAGTTTCCGGCAATTTTCCTGGACTGGAAATTGGGATGCAGATTGGCAGTTAGCCTATAATTCTTTGCAAGAAATGCGTTATGAACTTACTCTATTACCTATCGATTCATATCTAGTTTTACCATCAGGAAATAAGACCAGTAGGGAAGTAAATTATGGAAATTTATTACCCGCAGAAGCAGTAGTTTCAAGTGTGCTAGAACTAGTCTCTGAATTAGATTTTACAGGAATATACGCTGGAGGCGTAGTAGTAAAAGCTTATGGTGATTCCAACGGTCAAAAACACTGGTTTGCTACTGATTCTTTTACCTTAGATTATTCCCTATTTTCTACCTCTGAACAAGCTGTTAAAGGTACTTTTGCTGGAAGTGATTGGGATGGCTCTGCTTATACAGCTAAAATTAGTGAAGCAAAAAAGCAACTAGAACTGCTTTCTCGTCCAGCTAAAGAATTGTCACGCGGAAATTATAGAACTTATTTCGCACCTGCTGCTGTTGCAGATTTATTAGTGATGCTTTCTTGGGGAGGTGTAAGCGAAGCTGATATTCAACAAGGAAACAGTGCTTTAGCTGCTTTAGCGCGTCAAGAAAAACAACTTTCGACCGTATTTAGTTTAAAAGAAAACTTTCAACAGGGTTTAGTGCCGCGATTTAATGAATTAGGAGAAATGGCTGCACCAGAGATAATTGTAATAGAAAAAGGATATTTGGTAACTTCTTTAGTTAATTCTCGTACGGCTAAAGAATATAACAAAGTTGCCAATGGTGCTAATGCTTCAGAGACTTTACGTGCGCCAGAAGTGTGTCCAGGAAACTTAGTATTTGAGCAAATTCTGCCGAGTTTAGATACAGGATTATATGTATCGAATTTGCATTATTTAAACTGGAGCGATCGCCAAACTGGTAGAATCACAGGCATGACCCGCTATGCTTGTTTTTGGGTAGAAAACGGAGAAATTATCGCTCCCATTGAAAACCTACGTTTTGATGAAAGTCTCTATCGCTTCTGGGGAGAAAATCTAGTTGATTTAACTACTTTTCAGGAATTTATTCCCGAAGTCGGTACATATGATGGTCGTCAACTTGGAGGAAGTCTAGTTCCTGGTATGTTAGTGAACGATTTCACCTATACTTTGTAG
- a CDS encoding TldD/PmbA family protein, with protein sequence MFSELKKAIANFDIPANWIGIRAVKETSTTRFVRDSVPQVNGKSFTVGAMLEVLVDGSLGYAATNSLELSSLQAAVQIAYKQALAASQWWIHPFQESERPKVVGEYSSQFLKPFDALSPGEINDLLIRICQKLKVDDKIVQTTASVSTTDRETWFVSSNDSQVYQKILSIATHYGVTAQDGTNVQQRSNNGGHANCYQGGLELLNPDDLWCGVQQVGEQVLELLTAEECPTTRTNLVLAPDQMMLQIHESVGHPLEIDRILGDERNYAGGSFVSKSDFGKLVYGSPLMNITFDPTVSGEFASYGFDDTGAAATREYLIKEGVLQRGLGSLESQARAGVQGVACARACSWNRPAIDRMANLNLEPGNATFDQIIAGIEHGVYMESNRSWSIDDRRYKFQFGCEYAKLIENGKITKTLRNPNYRATTPEFWHSLIQIGDASSWQMYGTPYCGKGEPNQAISVGHGSPVCQFANVEVFGGGS encoded by the coding sequence ATGTTTTCTGAACTTAAAAAAGCGATCGCTAATTTCGATATTCCTGCTAATTGGATTGGCATTAGAGCCGTAAAGGAAACTTCCACTACCCGTTTTGTGCGTGATAGCGTACCCCAGGTAAACGGCAAATCCTTTACTGTAGGAGCCATGCTGGAAGTTTTGGTAGATGGTTCTCTGGGTTATGCAGCCACTAACTCATTAGAACTATCATCTCTGCAAGCCGCAGTTCAAATAGCGTATAAACAAGCACTAGCAGCTAGCCAATGGTGGATACATCCCTTCCAAGAGAGTGAGCGCCCCAAAGTAGTTGGTGAATATAGCTCGCAATTCCTAAAGCCATTCGATGCTCTAAGCCCAGGAGAAATCAACGATTTATTGATTCGCATTTGCCAAAAGCTGAAAGTTGACGACAAGATTGTGCAAACCACAGCCAGCGTCAGTACTACAGACAGAGAAACTTGGTTTGTCAGCAGCAACGACTCCCAGGTGTATCAAAAAATTCTATCTATAGCTACTCATTATGGAGTGACTGCTCAAGATGGCACAAATGTACAGCAGCGCAGCAATAACGGCGGACACGCAAACTGTTATCAAGGTGGACTAGAACTTTTAAACCCAGATGACTTATGGTGTGGAGTGCAGCAAGTTGGCGAACAAGTATTAGAACTGCTGACAGCAGAGGAATGCCCAACCACACGCACCAATTTAGTTTTAGCTCCAGACCAAATGATGCTACAAATCCATGAAAGTGTTGGGCATCCCCTAGAAATTGACCGAATTTTGGGAGATGAGCGCAACTACGCTGGGGGTAGCTTTGTCAGCAAAAGTGATTTTGGCAAACTAGTGTATGGTTCGCCGCTGATGAATATTACCTTTGACCCCACTGTATCTGGTGAATTTGCCAGCTATGGCTTTGATGATACAGGTGCAGCGGCAACACGAGAATATTTAATCAAAGAAGGTGTACTCCAGCGGGGTCTAGGCAGTTTAGAAAGTCAAGCAAGAGCAGGTGTACAGGGGGTTGCTTGTGCGCGTGCTTGTTCATGGAATCGCCCAGCGATTGATCGCATGGCAAACTTGAATTTAGAGCCTGGAAATGCCACTTTTGATCAAATCATTGCCGGAATAGAACACGGTGTTTACATGGAATCTAATCGCTCTTGGTCAATTGACGATCGCCGCTATAAATTCCAATTTGGTTGCGAGTATGCCAAATTAATTGAAAACGGTAAAATCACTAAAACTCTCCGCAATCCCAACTATCGCGCCACAACACCAGAGTTTTGGCACAGCTTAATCCAAATAGGAGATGCTTCCAGTTGGCAAATGTACGGCACACCTTACTGTGGTAAAGGAGAACCAAATCAGGCCATTTCCGTAGGACATGGTTCACCCGTTTGTCAATTTGCTAACGTTGAAGTTTTTGGCGGCGGAAGTTGA
- the cysS gene encoding cysteine--tRNA ligase, protein MTLTLYNTLTRRLEPFETVEPGKVKMYYCGVTVYDYCHLGHARACIVWDVVRRYLQFIGYEVRYVQNFTDIDDKILKRACLEHSSMEAVADRFIKAYFEDMARLNIKEADEYPRATHTMNGIQRLIHELENKGFAYPSQGDVYYAIKQFSEYGKLSGRKLEDLQAGASGRVDTEDAEYQRKRDKDDFALWKAAKPGEPAWDSPWGKGRPGWHIECSAMVRDRLGDTIDIHAGGEDLVFPHHENEIAQSEAVTGKPLARYWMHNGMVKVDGEKMSKSLGNFTTIRDLLDRGVDPMAVRLLVLQAQYRTPIDFTNEAIADKTNAWHTLKEGLLFGYQHGKQLGWELGTGELGAPSGDKGQWGLGTGEISVPNAYIERFQEAVNENFNFPGGLTVLFELAKQLEREGNILVHQGKTETPVDELKIQWQTLVTLAGVLGLEAKIEAQTPVNDGLSDAEIEDLIQQRQAARKARNFAEGDRIRNELQAQGITLIDNPNGTRWHRN, encoded by the coding sequence ATGACCCTAACCCTTTACAATACCCTCACCCGTCGTCTGGAACCGTTTGAAACAGTCGAACCAGGCAAGGTTAAGATGTATTACTGCGGCGTGACGGTGTATGACTACTGTCATTTGGGTCATGCTAGAGCTTGCATTGTATGGGACGTAGTGCGTCGATATCTTCAGTTTATCGGCTATGAAGTCCGTTACGTCCAGAATTTTACTGATATTGATGACAAGATTCTCAAACGAGCCTGTCTTGAACACTCATCAATGGAGGCTGTAGCCGATCGCTTCATCAAAGCATATTTTGAGGATATGGCGCGGCTGAATATCAAAGAAGCCGATGAATATCCGCGTGCGACGCATACGATGAATGGCATTCAGCGGCTAATTCATGAGTTGGAAAATAAAGGCTTTGCCTACCCCTCACAGGGAGATGTATATTATGCAATCAAGCAGTTTAGTGAGTACGGTAAGCTTTCTGGACGCAAACTAGAAGATTTGCAAGCTGGCGCAAGTGGACGAGTTGATACAGAAGATGCAGAGTATCAAAGAAAAAGAGACAAAGATGATTTTGCTTTGTGGAAAGCAGCAAAACCAGGAGAACCTGCCTGGGATTCTCCGTGGGGAAAAGGTCGTCCAGGGTGGCATATAGAATGCTCCGCAATGGTACGCGATCGCTTGGGTGATACAATTGACATTCATGCAGGCGGAGAAGACTTAGTTTTTCCCCACCATGAAAACGAAATTGCCCAATCTGAGGCTGTGACAGGGAAACCTCTAGCTCGTTACTGGATGCATAACGGCATGGTCAAGGTGGATGGGGAAAAAATGTCCAAATCTTTGGGCAACTTTACTACTATTCGCGACTTACTGGATCGAGGAGTTGACCCAATGGCGGTGCGGTTATTGGTACTGCAAGCGCAATATCGTACACCAATTGATTTTACCAATGAAGCGATCGCAGATAAAACAAACGCTTGGCATACTCTAAAAGAAGGTTTACTCTTCGGCTATCAACATGGTAAACAGCTAGGCTGGGAACTGGGCACTGGGGAACTCGGGGCCCCCTCTGGGGATAAGGGGCAATGGGGATTAGGGACTGGGGAAATTTCAGTACCCAATGCCTATATTGAACGTTTCCAAGAAGCTGTGAATGAAAACTTTAATTTTCCTGGTGGGTTAACAGTGCTGTTTGAATTAGCCAAACAACTGGAACGTGAGGGAAATATTCTTGTGCATCAAGGAAAAACTGAGACACCAGTAGATGAGTTAAAAATACAGTGGCAAACACTCGTGACTTTAGCTGGAGTATTGGGCTTAGAAGCAAAAATAGAAGCCCAAACTCCTGTAAATGATGGTTTGAGCGATGCGGAAATTGAAGATTTAATTCAACAACGACAAGCAGCGAGAAAAGCCAGGAATTTTGCTGAAGGCGATCGCATTCGTAACGAACTGCAAGCACAAGGTATTACCCTGATTGATAATCCAAATGGCACTCGTTGGCATCGGAATTAG